In the bacterium genome, one interval contains:
- the ftsW gene encoding putative lipid II flippase FtsW, producing MILGKRHENLILALCAFLLTVLGMIMIYSATNVMAGSSARCGFDPAYFFKRQVLFLAVGIAFAMGLSRVDHDFYRRRIGWIVGGAFLLLLLVFIPGVRHTANGASRWINLRLFTFQPSEFAKFALLAFAAWAIDRNGENPKRGYRAFLPMLAVMGLFVALILKEPDFGMAVVVISSFLVIVFIAGFPWKLLAAFAAAFAACGTLLVLAKPYRIARIQAFLDPISHARAAGYQVVQSLIAFSNGGFLGTGVGGGKQKLFFLPELHTDYIFSVIGEELGFAGVTLVGACFLTMVWVGYRIARRARDPFGMYLAMGVSSAIGIQALMNMMVGLSMLPPKGMVLPFLSYGGSSLVVHLAAIGVLMNISLKGADGIATADDRRRGRDRWARLSGDRPR from the coding sequence ATGATCCTCGGAAAGCGCCACGAGAACCTGATCCTCGCGCTGTGCGCCTTCCTGCTCACGGTTCTCGGGATGATCATGATCTACAGCGCGACGAACGTCATGGCGGGCTCGTCGGCCCGATGCGGGTTCGACCCGGCGTACTTCTTCAAGCGCCAGGTCCTGTTCCTGGCGGTCGGGATCGCGTTCGCCATGGGCCTTTCGCGCGTCGACCACGACTTCTACCGCCGGCGGATCGGGTGGATCGTCGGGGGGGCCTTTCTGCTTCTGCTGCTGGTGTTCATCCCCGGGGTCAGGCACACCGCGAACGGCGCTTCCCGGTGGATCAACCTGCGCCTCTTCACCTTCCAGCCCTCCGAGTTCGCCAAGTTCGCCCTGCTCGCCTTCGCCGCGTGGGCCATCGACCGGAACGGGGAGAACCCGAAGCGGGGGTATCGCGCGTTCCTGCCGATGCTGGCGGTGATGGGGCTGTTCGTCGCGTTGATCCTGAAGGAGCCCGACTTCGGGATGGCGGTCGTGGTCATCTCGTCGTTCCTCGTGATCGTGTTCATCGCCGGGTTCCCCTGGAAACTCCTCGCCGCCTTCGCCGCCGCCTTCGCCGCGTGCGGCACTCTCCTCGTCCTGGCCAAGCCGTACCGGATCGCCCGGATCCAGGCGTTCCTCGACCCGATCTCCCATGCCCGGGCGGCGGGGTACCAGGTCGTGCAATCCCTGATCGCGTTTTCCAACGGGGGATTCCTCGGGACGGGCGTGGGTGGGGGGAAGCAGAAGCTGTTCTTCCTGCCCGAGTTGCACACCGACTACATCTTCTCGGTGATCGGGGAGGAGCTCGGGTTCGCCGGCGTGACGCTGGTCGGCGCGTGCTTTCTCACCATGGTGTGGGTGGGGTACCGGATCGCGCGCCGGGCGCGGGATCCGTTCGGCATGTACCTCGCCATGGGGGTTTCCTCCGCGATCGGCATCCAGGCGCTGATGAACATGATGGTGGGGCTTTCGATGCTCCCCCCGAAGGGGATGGTGCTGCCGTTCCTGAGCTACGGGGGAAGCTCCCTGGTGGTGCACCTGGCGGCGATCGGCGTACTGATGAACATATCCCTGAAGGGGGCGGATGGCATTGCCACTGCGGATGATCGTCGCCGGGGGAGGGACCGGTGGGCACGTCTTTCCGGGGATCGCCCTCGCTGA
- a CDS encoding UDP-N-acetylglucosamine--N-acetylmuramyl-(pentapeptide) pyrophosphoryl-undecaprenol N-acetylglucosamine transferase — MALPLRMIVAGGGTGGHVFPGIALADAFLSLRPDGVVSFVGTREGLEARAVPARGFPIDFVPSGQVRGKGFGALPGALRMAFGVPAAVAVLRRRRPAVVFGVGGYASVPVALSAALLGIPLFLQEQNSVPGRSNRLLAKRAVRVFAGFPGAVPCFPPGRAEFTGNPVRAEIVAAARERGLEEPPESPFTVLALGGSRGARAINERVLGMARRAKREGTAIRFLLQTGTLEHQAVARSVREESLPVEPFPFTDRIGDWFPRCHAVLMRAGALSIAEAALFGRPCVLVPYPFAADDHQAGNAREFCASGAGSWFREGEATVEALWSALWVLSGDRAARERAAAAALSFSRPGAAVEAVRSALRLIGGVSGEGVAPGV; from the coding sequence ATGGCATTGCCACTGCGGATGATCGTCGCCGGGGGAGGGACCGGTGGGCACGTCTTTCCGGGGATCGCCCTCGCTGACGCGTTCCTCTCCCTTCGTCCCGACGGCGTGGTCTCCTTCGTCGGGACAAGGGAGGGTCTCGAGGCGCGGGCCGTTCCGGCCAGAGGGTTCCCGATCGACTTCGTTCCCTCCGGCCAGGTCCGGGGGAAGGGGTTCGGGGCGCTCCCGGGCGCCCTCCGGATGGCGTTCGGGGTTCCCGCGGCGGTGGCGGTCCTGAGGCGCCGCCGCCCGGCCGTGGTGTTCGGCGTGGGGGGATACGCCTCGGTGCCGGTCGCGCTTTCCGCCGCGCTCCTGGGGATCCCGCTGTTCCTGCAGGAGCAGAACAGCGTGCCTGGCCGCTCGAACCGGCTCCTGGCGAAGAGGGCGGTCCGGGTGTTCGCGGGCTTTCCGGGGGCGGTTCCTTGCTTCCCCCCTGGTCGGGCGGAGTTCACGGGGAACCCGGTCCGCGCGGAGATCGTCGCGGCCGCCAGGGAGCGCGGGCTGGAGGAACCGCCGGAGTCGCCGTTCACCGTGCTGGCGCTGGGAGGGTCACGGGGGGCGCGGGCGATCAACGAGCGGGTGCTGGGGATGGCCCGGAGAGCGAAGCGGGAGGGAACGGCGATCCGGTTTCTGCTGCAGACGGGGACGCTGGAGCACCAGGCGGTGGCGCGCTCGGTCCGGGAGGAGTCCCTCCCGGTGGAGCCGTTCCCGTTCACCGACCGGATCGGGGACTGGTTCCCGCGCTGCCACGCCGTGCTGATGCGCGCGGGAGCCCTCTCCATCGCGGAGGCGGCGCTCTTCGGGCGTCCGTGCGTGCTTGTTCCATACCCGTTCGCGGCGGACGACCACCAGGCGGGGAACGCGAGGGAGTTCTGCGCTTCCGGCGCCGGTTCGTGGTTCCGGGAAGGCGAGGCGACGGTGGAGGCGCTCTGGTCGGCGCTGTGGGTTCTCAGCGGCGACCGGGCCGCGCGGGAGCGCGCGGCGGCGGCGGCGCTCTCCTTCTCCCGGCCCGGCGCGGCCGTCGAGGCGGTCCGCTCCGCGCTGCGGCTGATCGGGGGCGTTTCCGGGGAGGGGGTCGCGCCGGGTGTATAG
- the mraY gene encoding phospho-N-acetylmuramoyl-pentapeptide-transferase, translating to MLYHLLFPLHQSYSFFNVFRYITFRTIYAAITALLICFLLGPWLIRVLRSHQIGQTIRLDGPESHLSKEGTPTMGGVLIVLATVIPTLLWANLGNHYIWIAVFVTLGFGAVGFVDDYKKVIRKDTKGLSPRRKLIAQFALAAAAAGFIYMDIGIKDTVLIPFLKNVRPSLGFLYIPFTVLVIVGASNAVNLTDGLDGLAIGPSIIAAGTYMLFAYLTGNVKISNYLQIQYVPGVGELTIFCGALAGAGLGFLWFNAYPAQLFMGDTGSLSLGGALGTVAVMVKQELVLVLVGGVFVVEALSVIFQVTSYKTRKKRIFRMAPIHHHFELQGWAEPKIIVRFWIISIILALLAISTLKIR from the coding sequence ATGCTCTATCACCTCCTATTTCCGCTCCATCAAAGCTATTCGTTCTTCAACGTATTCCGGTACATCACGTTCCGGACGATCTACGCGGCGATCACGGCGCTGCTGATCTGCTTTCTGCTCGGCCCCTGGCTGATCCGCGTTCTCCGGAGCCACCAGATCGGACAGACCATCCGGCTCGACGGCCCGGAGAGCCACCTGTCCAAGGAGGGGACGCCGACGATGGGGGGGGTGCTCATCGTCCTTGCGACCGTCATCCCGACGTTGTTATGGGCGAACCTTGGGAATCACTACATCTGGATCGCCGTGTTCGTGACGCTCGGGTTCGGCGCGGTCGGCTTCGTCGACGACTACAAGAAGGTCATCCGGAAGGACACGAAGGGATTGAGCCCGCGCAGGAAGCTGATCGCCCAGTTCGCCCTTGCCGCCGCCGCCGCCGGGTTCATCTACATGGACATCGGCATCAAGGACACGGTGCTCATCCCCTTCCTGAAGAACGTCCGCCCTTCCCTCGGGTTCCTCTACATCCCGTTCACCGTCCTGGTGATCGTGGGGGCCTCCAACGCGGTGAACCTGACCGACGGTCTGGACGGTCTGGCGATCGGTCCCTCCATCATCGCCGCCGGGACGTACATGCTCTTCGCCTACCTCACCGGCAACGTCAAGATCTCGAACTACCTCCAGATCCAGTACGTCCCGGGCGTCGGAGAGCTGACGATCTTCTGCGGCGCCCTCGCGGGGGCGGGCCTCGGCTTCCTCTGGTTCAACGCCTACCCGGCGCAGCTGTTCATGGGGGACACGGGTTCCCTTTCTCTGGGGGGAGCGCTGGGGACGGTTGCGGTGATGGTGAAGCAGGAGCTCGTCCTCGTGCTGGTGGGAGGGGTCTTCGTGGTGGAGGCCCTCTCGGTGATCTTCCAGGTGACCTCCTACAAGACCCGGAAGAAACGGATCTTCCGGATGGCCCCGATCCACCACCACTTCGAGTTGCAGGGGTGGGCGGAGCCGAAGATCATCGTCCGGTTCTGGATCATCTCGATCATCCTCGCGCTGCTGGCGATCAGCACGCTGAAGATCCGGTGA
- the murF gene encoding UDP-N-acetylmuramoyl-tripeptide--D-alanyl-D-alanine ligase, translating to MTLPDVIGAIHPLREAGGISPSEPIGAVTADSRRVGPGSVFIALQGERADGADFIGEAFGKGALAAIVSEAGARKVPGGLARTKPVFVVRDPVEALGDMARAHRVRHRDIPLVGITGSSGKTTTKEMLFCLLSRTRRVLRNPGNRNNLIGMPLALLELSGEHDAAILEMGSNAPGEIARLAGIARPDIAVITNIAPAHLEGLRTMEGVAREKGDLFRALGGAGTAVVNATDLRVVREAGRCRAEKVHYGVALNDFSGRIVSGSDVGMRIAVRTPAGEFASFVGVAGEHHLMNALAATAAAFTLGLRPSEMEEGFAGFVSVPGRFHPVPLRGGGLLLDDSYNANPASTEAALRSLASLARGRRTVVVFGDMLELGESSPALHFRIGHLIAALRVDHLFAFGPGAAHAARGAREGGMSDAAIHHTADRGRLREAVRGFVAEGDVVLVKGSRGMRLDEVAADLMEEMA from the coding sequence ATGACGCTCCCGGACGTGATCGGGGCGATCCACCCGTTGCGGGAGGCGGGGGGGATCTCCCCGTCCGAGCCGATCGGGGCGGTTACCGCCGACAGCCGCCGTGTCGGGCCGGGGTCCGTCTTCATCGCGCTTCAGGGGGAGCGCGCCGACGGCGCGGACTTCATCGGAGAGGCGTTCGGGAAAGGCGCGCTCGCCGCGATCGTCTCGGAGGCGGGCGCGCGGAAGGTGCCGGGCGGGCTGGCCCGGACGAAACCGGTCTTCGTGGTCCGGGACCCCGTGGAAGCCCTCGGCGACATGGCCCGTGCCCATCGGGTTCGCCACCGGGACATCCCCCTGGTGGGGATCACCGGGAGTTCCGGGAAGACGACCACGAAGGAGATGCTGTTCTGCCTTCTCTCGCGGACCCGGCGCGTGCTTCGGAATCCCGGAAACCGGAACAACCTGATCGGAATGCCCCTTGCGCTGCTCGAACTGTCCGGTGAGCACGACGCGGCGATTCTCGAGATGGGCTCCAACGCGCCGGGGGAGATCGCCCGGCTGGCAGGCATCGCCCGCCCCGATATCGCGGTGATCACGAACATCGCCCCCGCGCACCTGGAAGGACTCCGAACCATGGAGGGGGTCGCGCGCGAGAAGGGAGACCTCTTCCGGGCCCTTGGGGGTGCCGGCACGGCCGTGGTCAACGCGACCGACCTCCGCGTCGTCCGCGAGGCGGGCCGTTGCCGCGCCGAAAAGGTCCACTACGGGGTCGCCCTGAACGACTTCTCCGGACGGATCGTCTCGGGGTCCGACGTGGGGATGCGGATCGCCGTTCGAACGCCGGCCGGCGAGTTCGCTTCCTTCGTCGGGGTCGCCGGGGAGCACCATCTGATGAACGCCCTCGCGGCGACCGCCGCCGCCTTCACCCTCGGGTTGCGACCGTCGGAGATGGAGGAGGGGTTCGCGGGCTTCGTCTCCGTGCCGGGCAGGTTTCACCCCGTTCCCCTCCGGGGCGGCGGGCTCCTCCTGGACGACAGCTACAACGCCAACCCCGCATCCACGGAGGCCGCGCTTCGCTCCCTCGCGTCGCTGGCACGGGGACGGCGCACCGTTGTCGTGTTCGGCGACATGCTGGAACTCGGGGAGAGCTCCCCCGCGCTGCATTTCCGGATCGGGCACCTGATCGCCGCCCTCCGCGTGGACCACCTTTTCGCGTTCGGCCCCGGGGCGGCGCATGCCGCGCGCGGGGCGAGGGAGGGCGGGATGAGCGACGCCGCGATCCATCACACGGCCGACCGCGGGCGTCTCCGGGAGGCGGTGCGCGGATTCGTCGCGGAAGGGGACGTTGTCCTGGTCAAGGGATCGCGGGGGATGCGCCTTGACGAGGTGGCGGCGGACCTCATGGAGGAGATGGCGTAA
- the murB gene encoding UDP-N-acetylmuramate dehydrogenase — MRDIEVAFRVKLREYTTIGIGGAANRLVFPRSAAQVREIVVAEGRSGRPVHVLGAGSNLLVADGGVSGTVLCTKKHLSKVVFLSHGSVVVEAGAMLPRLAVLCALSGRSGMEPLSGIPGTLGGALSMNAGAFGQSIGELTEWVEIVDAGGEIHRVEARAIRFGYREAEYPVQGIVVRAGFRFGAGTREAVFERMRQVNEKRRASQPWGERTFGSAFRNPPEGAGKARELLERAGMKGEREGDACFSEKHANFVVNRGRATAADVRRLLSRGQSAVRVSCGVLLLPEVKMWGDFDV, encoded by the coding sequence GTGCGGGATATCGAGGTGGCGTTCCGGGTGAAGCTGCGGGAATACACAACCATCGGGATCGGGGGCGCCGCGAATCGACTGGTGTTTCCGCGGTCGGCGGCGCAGGTCCGCGAGATCGTCGTGGCGGAGGGTCGTTCGGGCCGCCCCGTGCACGTCCTGGGGGCGGGATCCAACCTCCTGGTGGCGGACGGCGGCGTGTCCGGAACGGTCCTGTGCACGAAGAAGCACCTCTCCAAGGTTGTGTTCCTCTCCCACGGGTCGGTGGTCGTGGAGGCGGGAGCGATGCTCCCCCGGCTGGCCGTGCTCTGCGCGCTGTCCGGACGCTCGGGGATGGAGCCGCTCTCCGGGATCCCGGGAACGCTGGGCGGCGCGCTGTCGATGAACGCCGGGGCCTTCGGGCAGAGCATCGGGGAGCTGACGGAGTGGGTGGAAATCGTCGACGCCGGGGGGGAGATCCACCGGGTCGAGGCGCGGGCGATCCGGTTCGGGTACCGGGAGGCGGAGTATCCCGTCCAGGGGATCGTGGTGCGTGCGGGGTTCCGGTTCGGGGCCGGGACGAGGGAGGCCGTGTTCGAACGGATGCGGCAGGTCAACGAGAAGCGCCGCGCGAGCCAGCCGTGGGGGGAGAGGACCTTCGGGTCCGCGTTTCGCAACCCTCCCGAGGGCGCGGGAAAGGCCAGGGAGCTGCTCGAGCGGGCGGGGATGAAGGGGGAGCGGGAAGGGGACGCCTGCTTCTCCGAGAAGCACGCCAACTTCGTCGTGAACCGGGGACGCGCCACCGCGGCGGATGTCCGGCGGCTCCTGTCCCGCGGTCAGAGCGCGGTGCGGGTGTCGTGCGGCGTCCTACTCCTGCCCGAGGTGAAAATGTGGGGGGACTTCGATGTCTGA
- the murC gene encoding UDP-N-acetylmuramate--L-alanine ligase, whose amino-acid sequence MSGIAELLLNLRYRVSGSDLRRSDTTERLERLGASIRTGHAAGNVPEDGHVVVVSSAVRADNPEVVEAHRRKIPVIPRAEMLAELMRMKYGIAIAGTHGKTTTTSMVATVLAAAGWDPTAVVGGKLNSLGSNAKLGQGEFLVAEADESDGSFLKLSPTVAVVTNIDPEHLDFYSGIGQIKETFLHFINKVPFYGFSVLCIDHPNVQELIPSVEKTFVTYGFSRSADYRAEEVVASGMTNRFAVYAKGERQGEVFLRAPGRHNVSNALAAAAVALELGIPFDQVREGLSAYDGVGRRFQVKGEVDGVTVVDDYGHHPVEVRATLAAAREVWPGRRIVVGFQPHRYSRTRALFKEFLSAFQDADVLLVFDVYSAGEEAIEGATGDALCAAIRDHGHREARYLGKSAGAEEAVRTSLLPGDIFLTMGAGDVWKLGEILLAR is encoded by the coding sequence ATGAGCGGGATCGCGGAACTGCTCCTGAACCTCCGGTACCGGGTGTCGGGGTCCGACCTGCGCCGCTCCGATACGACGGAGCGTCTCGAGCGTCTCGGGGCATCGATCCGAACGGGTCACGCGGCCGGGAATGTGCCGGAGGACGGCCACGTCGTGGTGGTGTCGTCCGCCGTCCGCGCGGACAACCCGGAAGTGGTCGAGGCGCACCGCAGGAAGATTCCCGTGATCCCGCGCGCAGAGATGCTGGCGGAGCTGATGCGGATGAAGTACGGGATCGCGATCGCGGGGACGCACGGGAAGACCACGACGACCTCGATGGTCGCCACGGTGCTCGCGGCGGCCGGCTGGGACCCGACGGCGGTCGTGGGAGGAAAGCTGAACAGCCTCGGATCGAACGCGAAGCTGGGCCAGGGGGAGTTCCTCGTCGCCGAGGCGGACGAGAGCGACGGCTCGTTCCTGAAGCTCTCCCCCACCGTGGCCGTGGTCACCAACATCGACCCGGAGCACCTCGATTTCTACTCGGGGATCGGGCAGATCAAGGAGACGTTCCTCCACTTCATCAACAAGGTCCCCTTCTACGGGTTCTCCGTCCTGTGCATCGACCATCCCAATGTCCAGGAGTTGATCCCCTCCGTGGAGAAGACCTTCGTCACCTACGGGTTCTCCCGGTCCGCGGACTACCGCGCGGAAGAGGTGGTCGCGTCCGGGATGACGAACCGGTTCGCCGTATACGCGAAGGGCGAGCGGCAGGGCGAGGTCTTCCTCCGGGCGCCGGGGCGCCACAACGTCAGCAACGCCCTGGCCGCGGCGGCCGTCGCCCTGGAACTCGGGATCCCGTTCGACCAGGTGCGCGAGGGCCTGTCCGCGTACGACGGGGTGGGGCGGCGCTTCCAGGTGAAGGGGGAGGTCGACGGGGTCACGGTGGTGGACGATTACGGTCACCACCCCGTGGAGGTCCGGGCGACCCTTGCCGCGGCAAGGGAGGTCTGGCCCGGCCGGCGCATCGTCGTCGGGTTCCAGCCGCACCGGTACTCGCGAACACGGGCGCTGTTCAAGGAGTTCCTCTCGGCGTTCCAGGACGCGGACGTGCTGCTCGTTTTCGACGTGTACTCCGCGGGGGAGGAGGCGATCGAGGGGGCCACCGGCGATGCGTTGTGCGCCGCGATACGGGATCACGGGCACCGGGAGGCCCGGTATCTGGGCAAATCCGCGGGAGCGGAGGAGGCGGTTCGCACCTCCCTGCTGCCGGGGGACATCTTTCTGACGATGGGAGCCGGCGATGTCTGGAAACTGGGCGAAATCCTTCTCGCGCGGTAG
- a CDS encoding UDP-N-acetylmuramoyl-L-alanyl-D-glutamate--2,6-diaminopimelate ligase: MRLAELLGGVVPVPAGPLAEIGIGGISVDSRSVRPGDLFVAVPGAHTDGHAYLAAAARAGAAAALVERELSSPPLPVVRVPSTAAALPGVAVTFHGDPTAKLRVTGITGTNGKTTVTYLIEAILAASGRVPAVIGTIDYRVAGKLLRKGLTTPFPHELQAVAAEAVALGATDLLMEVSSHAAAQGRIEGIRFDVGIFTNLTRDHLDFHGDMESYFIAKARLFREYLPAGGKRTGVALNGDDLYGERLAREVPSATTFGFSRSWDIHPEEMEMTWEGTRMVLATPDGPLALRSPLIGAHNVSNVMAAVAGSLLLSVPSASIASGIAATGTIPGRLEPIPNARGLHVFVDYAHTPDGMDRVLSTLRGLTERRLVTVFGCGGNRDRGKRPAMGRVAALRSDVVVVTSDNPRDEDPASIIAEIVPGLTSEGLVEAHGPATWREGFFRVEADRKSAIALALSLAETGDTVAIVGKGHEDVQIIGERRLPFDDRQAVRDVLAARG, from the coding sequence GTGAGGCTGGCCGAACTCCTGGGGGGCGTCGTCCCCGTCCCCGCCGGCCCCCTGGCGGAGATCGGGATCGGAGGGATCAGCGTCGATTCGCGCTCCGTGCGGCCCGGCGACCTGTTCGTCGCCGTTCCCGGGGCCCACACCGACGGCCACGCGTATCTTGCCGCCGCGGCGCGCGCCGGCGCGGCGGCGGCCCTGGTGGAGCGCGAACTCTCCTCCCCCCCCCTGCCGGTCGTGCGCGTCCCCTCCACGGCGGCGGCGCTGCCGGGGGTGGCCGTCACGTTCCACGGCGATCCCACCGCGAAACTGCGGGTGACGGGCATCACCGGTACCAACGGGAAGACGACGGTCACGTACCTGATCGAGGCGATCCTGGCGGCGTCCGGCCGCGTCCCCGCGGTGATCGGGACGATCGATTACCGGGTGGCCGGCAAGCTTCTCCGGAAGGGGCTGACCACGCCGTTCCCCCACGAACTCCAGGCGGTGGCGGCCGAGGCCGTCGCCCTCGGGGCCACGGACCTGCTGATGGAAGTTTCTTCCCACGCCGCCGCGCAGGGACGGATCGAAGGGATCCGGTTCGACGTGGGGATCTTCACGAACCTCACGAGGGACCACCTCGACTTCCACGGCGACATGGAATCGTACTTCATCGCCAAGGCGAGGCTCTTCCGGGAATACCTCCCCGCCGGCGGGAAACGGACCGGGGTCGCCCTGAACGGCGACGACCTCTACGGCGAGCGCCTCGCCCGGGAGGTTCCCTCCGCGACGACGTTCGGGTTCTCCCGCTCCTGGGACATTCACCCGGAGGAGATGGAGATGACATGGGAAGGGACCCGCATGGTCCTCGCCACCCCGGACGGCCCCCTGGCGCTGCGGTCGCCCCTGATCGGGGCCCACAACGTGTCCAACGTGATGGCGGCCGTCGCCGGAAGTCTCCTCCTCTCCGTGCCTTCCGCGTCGATCGCCTCCGGGATCGCCGCCACGGGGACGATCCCGGGCCGGCTGGAGCCGATTCCGAACGCGCGCGGCCTCCATGTGTTCGTGGACTACGCCCACACCCCGGACGGGATGGACCGGGTGCTCTCGACCCTCCGGGGGTTGACGGAGAGGCGCCTCGTCACCGTGTTCGGCTGCGGAGGAAACCGCGACCGGGGGAAGCGCCCCGCGATGGGGCGGGTGGCGGCGCTGCGGTCCGACGTCGTGGTGGTGACCTCCGACAACCCGAGGGACGAGGATCCCGCATCGATCATCGCGGAGATCGTCCCGGGGTTGACGTCGGAGGGGCTCGTGGAGGCCCATGGTCCGGCAACATGGCGGGAGGGGTTCTTCCGCGTGGAGGCCGACAGGAAATCGGCGATCGCTCTCGCCCTCTCTCTCGCGGAGACGGGGGACACCGTGGCGATCGTCGGGAAAGGACACGAGGATGTCCAGATCATCGGGGAGCGGCGCCTGCCGTTCGACGATCGGCAAGCGGTCCGGGACGTGCTTGCAGCGAGGGGGTAG
- the murD gene encoding UDP-N-acetylmuramoyl-L-alanine--D-glutamate ligase codes for MTMETFKGKQVIVAGAGRSGLLAARLLAGEGARVTLRDDRPRPDVEASLGEPIPAGIDFLRGMPVEGEVRGSGLLVVSPGVPRKRLPLSDLAAAGIPVWGELELGFRRFQGYVAAITGTNGKSTVTTLVGGMASRVFPRVFVGGNLGTPFVAFAGAPCDWGVVEVSSFQLESIDRFHPRVAALLNLTEDHRDRYAAKEAYFEAKTAVFRNQGPSDTAVVNADDPEVTARLGSIRARLLPFSASRVLETGAFLSGEEMVFRTASGEERYPRGILKIPGRQNVENALAAIAIARSMEIPPPAVLAELARFPGLPHRVEFVRTVAGVSYYNDSKGTNVGAVLAALDGFPEPVVLIAGGKDKGVDFRPLRAAVGRKARAVVLLGEARDRMASELAGAAPITVAGTLPQAVRAAAAAARAGDAVVFSPACSSFDMFRDFEERGEAFRKAVEELPG; via the coding sequence GTGACCATGGAAACCTTCAAGGGGAAACAGGTGATCGTGGCGGGGGCCGGGAGGTCCGGGCTCCTGGCGGCGCGCCTGCTGGCCGGGGAGGGAGCCCGGGTCACATTGCGGGACGACCGTCCCCGCCCGGACGTCGAGGCGTCGCTGGGCGAGCCGATCCCCGCCGGGATCGACTTCCTGCGCGGAATGCCCGTCGAAGGGGAGGTTCGGGGGAGCGGGCTGCTCGTCGTGTCGCCCGGCGTTCCCCGGAAGAGATTGCCCCTTTCGGACCTCGCCGCGGCGGGAATCCCGGTGTGGGGGGAACTCGAACTCGGGTTCCGGAGATTCCAGGGGTACGTGGCGGCGATCACGGGAACCAACGGGAAATCGACGGTGACCACTCTCGTCGGGGGGATGGCTTCCCGTGTTTTCCCCCGGGTTTTCGTCGGGGGGAATCTCGGGACACCGTTCGTCGCCTTCGCGGGGGCGCCTTGCGACTGGGGCGTGGTGGAGGTCTCGAGCTTCCAGCTCGAGTCGATCGACCGTTTCCATCCCCGGGTGGCGGCGCTGCTGAACCTCACCGAGGACCATCGTGACCGGTATGCGGCGAAGGAGGCGTATTTCGAGGCCAAGACGGCGGTCTTCCGGAACCAGGGTCCGTCCGACACCGCGGTCGTCAATGCCGACGATCCCGAGGTGACCGCCCGCCTGGGATCGATCCGGGCGAGACTCCTCCCGTTCTCCGCGTCGCGGGTCCTGGAAACAGGGGCCTTCCTTTCCGGGGAGGAGATGGTGTTCCGGACGGCATCCGGGGAGGAGCGCTATCCGCGCGGGATCCTGAAGATCCCCGGGCGGCAGAACGTGGAGAACGCCCTCGCGGCGATCGCCATTGCCCGATCGATGGAGATCCCGCCGCCGGCCGTTCTGGCGGAGCTGGCGCGGTTCCCGGGACTGCCGCACCGGGTGGAGTTCGTCCGGACGGTCGCAGGAGTGTCGTACTACAACGATTCCAAGGGAACGAACGTGGGCGCCGTCCTGGCCGCCCTCGACGGGTTCCCCGAGCCGGTCGTGCTGATCGCGGGAGGCAAGGACAAGGGGGTGGACTTCCGTCCCCTGCGGGCCGCCGTCGGCAGAAAGGCCCGTGCCGTCGTGCTTCTCGGGGAGGCCAGGGACAGGATGGCGAGTGAGCTGGCGGGGGCGGCGCCGATCACCGTTGCCGGCACACTCCCCCAGGCGGTGCGAGCCGCCGCCGCCGCCGCCCGGGCGGGGGACGCGGTCGTCTTCTCGCCGGCGTGCTCGAGCTTCGACATGTTCCGGGACTTCGAGGAGCGCGGAGAGGCGTTCCGCAAGGCCGTCGAGGAGCTGCCCGGATGA